In a genomic window of Chryseobacterium sp. G0162:
- a CDS encoding DUF4241 domain-containing protein: protein MTHIENIKKLFSKDFVENPLLESFEVGKIYLSSGKLVACDPLITNDMLPFSTEFPKGEFSVMLHKERESNCVAYAEIIFNTKEIKDWKLATTAGQNIKELAEGEVFGYPVESGMGCFMDVDTQNSLNELEQKLYQNKGGDFMGIYEEFFHGHFFDENGAIDQYAFLKPSETHPGTIFAFETGYGEGFYASYIAFDKNQSPVKIITEFIEIS, encoded by the coding sequence ATGACACATATAGAAAACATAAAAAAGCTATTTTCGAAGGACTTTGTAGAAAATCCGTTATTAGAAAGCTTTGAAGTAGGGAAAATTTATCTTTCCAGTGGAAAGCTGGTCGCTTGTGATCCTTTAATCACTAATGATATGCTTCCATTTTCTACAGAATTTCCAAAAGGAGAATTTTCTGTGATGCTACATAAGGAAAGAGAAAGCAATTGCGTAGCCTATGCGGAAATTATTTTCAATACTAAAGAAATTAAAGACTGGAAGCTCGCAACTACTGCGGGACAGAATATTAAAGAACTGGCAGAAGGAGAGGTTTTTGGATATCCGGTAGAAAGCGGTATGGGCTGTTTTATGGATGTGGATACTCAAAACAGTCTGAATGAATTGGAACAGAAACTTTATCAGAATAAAGGTGGAGACTTTATGGGAATTTATGAAGAGTTTTTCCATGGACATTTCTTTGATGAAAATGGTGCAATAGATCAATATGCATTTCTAAAGCCTTCAGAAACTCATCCTGGGACAATATTTGCTTTTGAGACCGGATATGGGGAAGGTTTTTATGCCAGCTACATTGCTTTTGATAAAAATCAATCACCAGTGAAGATTATTACAGAATTTATTGAAATAAGTTAG
- a CDS encoding ribokinase — translation MNFSSEQPKIIVVGSSSIDLVLETDKLPLPNETVLAVNSESYFGGKGANQAVGTARLGASVYFIGCVGMDPLGQQIMRNLVGENVNVGFVHETDKESTGTAYVTTSEGNAAIVVVPAANKYLNKSHIDEADRYFHTSDLVLIQLEVSMDVVEYTVKKAKKYGKKVGLYASPAMRVSDEILEAVDFIVAKSNELFIIFGEEKREEVLKKYFNKVFVRDDTNSTIYFDGTEMKYYRKNKDKTVYKMGMGDAFTSGFAIALCHGNSVEDCVKFGNDVSSRVSGSKGSQTGLPRMSDFFS, via the coding sequence ATGAATTTCTCATCAGAACAACCAAAAATTATCGTTGTAGGCAGCTCCTCAATAGATCTTGTTTTGGAAACCGATAAACTTCCCTTACCTAACGAAACGGTTCTAGCTGTTAACTCAGAAAGCTATTTTGGTGGAAAAGGAGCCAACCAGGCAGTAGGAACTGCAAGATTGGGAGCCAGTGTTTATTTTATAGGTTGTGTTGGAATGGACCCTTTGGGACAGCAGATCATGAGAAATCTGGTGGGGGAAAATGTGAATGTAGGCTTTGTACATGAAACAGATAAAGAGTCAACAGGAACAGCTTATGTAACCACTTCTGAGGGAAATGCCGCTATTGTAGTGGTCCCTGCTGCCAATAAATACCTTAATAAATCTCATATTGATGAGGCTGACCGTTATTTCCATACTTCTGACCTTGTCCTTATACAGCTTGAGGTTTCGATGGATGTTGTGGAATATACAGTGAAAAAGGCTAAAAAATATGGTAAAAAAGTAGGACTGTATGCTTCTCCTGCTATGAGGGTGAGTGATGAAATTTTGGAAGCGGTAGATTTTATTGTAGCCAAAAGTAATGAACTGTTTATTATTTTTGGTGAAGAAAAAAGAGAAGAAGTTCTTAAAAAATATTTTAATAAAGTATTTGTAAGAGATGATACCAATTCTACCATTTATTTTGACGGTACAGAAATGAAGTATTACAGGAAGAATAAAGATAAAACTGTTTATAAAATGGGAATGGGTGATGCATTTACTTCAGGATTTGCAATTGCACTTTGCCATGGGAACTCTGTTGAAGACTGTGTGAAATTTGGAAATGATGTTTCATCCCGGGTTTCCGGAAGTAAAGGATCACAAACTGGCTTACCAAGAATGTCAGATTTCTTTTCTTAA
- a CDS encoding serine aminopeptidase domain-containing protein yields MEKLILTTEDHASLAVHLFHPEKNNGKLLLINSATGVKQQVYFSFAKYFSEQGFTVMTYDYRGIGLSKPDHMKGFQGSMRIWGSKDYKIVTTYIKNRFSEYRKFCLGHSVGALILGMNKDSEMFEELIFVGTQNAFVGNLRLKTKIEAYLGFGIVQPLTTSLLGYFPANWFGLGESLPKNCAYDWRTLILNKKSTNRLLEKIDDYSKNLTQKVFVVRAEDDVWLTEKGVLSLLNNTYPNLKPTYRLVKTAESEKKEIGHVNFFRSYNHKLWNIILNELID; encoded by the coding sequence ATGGAAAAACTAATACTTACCACAGAAGATCATGCCTCCCTGGCTGTCCATCTTTTTCATCCTGAAAAAAATAATGGAAAATTATTGCTCATTAACTCTGCAACGGGAGTTAAGCAACAGGTATATTTTTCTTTTGCAAAATACTTTTCGGAGCAGGGATTTACTGTAATGACTTATGATTATAGAGGAATAGGATTGTCTAAACCGGACCATATGAAAGGTTTCCAGGGATCTATGAGAATTTGGGGTTCAAAGGATTATAAAATAGTAACCACATACATTAAAAATAGGTTTTCTGAGTATAGAAAATTCTGTCTGGGACATTCTGTAGGAGCTTTGATTTTGGGAATGAATAAAGATTCTGAAATGTTTGAAGAATTGATATTTGTAGGAACCCAGAATGCCTTTGTAGGAAACCTCAGGCTAAAGACAAAAATTGAAGCATACCTCGGGTTCGGAATTGTACAGCCATTAACCACCTCATTGCTAGGATACTTTCCTGCCAATTGGTTCGGGCTGGGAGAAAGTCTTCCAAAAAATTGTGCATATGACTGGAGAACCTTAATTTTAAACAAAAAATCAACCAACAGACTGTTGGAGAAAATTGATGATTATTCTAAAAATTTGACACAGAAAGTATTTGTAGTTCGTGCAGAGGATGATGTATGGTTAACAGAAAAAGGAGTTCTGAGCCTTTTAAATAATACTTATCCTAATCTTAAACCTACGTATAGACTGGTGAAAACTGCAGAATCTGAGAAAAAAGAAATAGGTCATGTTAATTTTTTTAGAAGCTATAATCACAAGCTCTGGAATATTATTTTAAATGAACTGATAGATTAA
- a CDS encoding HD domain-containing protein → MKSTINNTVEFVKEKLEGAEAGHDWFHIERVWKLAKKIAETEENCDPNVVELSALLHDIADPKFHNGDETIAPKISREFLAKQNVPNETIEKVLFVIENISFKNRSQAPADPSIELQIVQDADRIDAIGAIGIARTFNFGGFKNNPMYDPNVQPDLHMSKEQYKKSNGTTINHFYEKLLLLKDLMNTEHGKKMAQERHDYMLNFLDQFYKEWNVD, encoded by the coding sequence ATGAAAAGTACAATTAACAACACCGTAGAATTTGTAAAGGAAAAACTAGAGGGTGCAGAGGCAGGACACGACTGGTTCCATATTGAAAGAGTATGGAAACTTGCTAAGAAAATAGCTGAAACAGAAGAGAATTGTGATCCCAATGTAGTAGAATTGTCTGCATTATTACACGATATCGCAGATCCTAAATTTCATAACGGAGATGAAACCATAGCTCCGAAAATATCCAGAGAATTTTTAGCAAAGCAAAATGTCCCCAATGAAACCATTGAAAAGGTTTTATTTGTGATCGAAAATATTTCATTTAAAAACAGAAGTCAGGCACCTGCCGATCCATCTATTGAACTACAAATTGTGCAGGATGCTGATCGTATTGATGCTATTGGAGCCATAGGAATTGCCAGAACATTCAATTTTGGAGGGTTTAAAAATAATCCGATGTATGATCCCAACGTCCAGCCTGATCTCCATATGTCAAAAGAGCAATATAAAAAGTCTAATGGTACAACCATCAATCATTTTTATGAAAAATTATTGTTGCTGAAGGATCTGATGAATACCGAACATGGGAAAAAAATGGCACAGGAAAGACATGATTATATGCTGAATTTCCTTGACCAATTCTATAAAGAGTGGAATGTAGATTAG
- a CDS encoding DUF72 domain-containing protein — protein sequence MKFGQVEDPSKIDFTLPKDHSRTKEILSLNKKGLENISIGCAKWNKTDLKGFYPKGTKDELTYYATQFNSIELNATFYGMPTPDQVKTWKEKTPENFKFFPKITNTVSHFRRLIDVTDPVTHFASAVMNFDEKLGMAFLQLHDNFKPKDYDRLEKFVKEWPKEVPLAIELRNTEWFTDEEILNTTCELFETYNITNIIVDTAGRRDMLHMRLTTPNAFIRYVGANAESDYERLDDWLKHLTQWKKDGLQNLYFFVHQNIEKASPLLSAYFIKKMNEEWKTEIHIPQMATENMGSLF from the coding sequence ATGAAATTCGGACAAGTAGAAGACCCATCAAAAATAGATTTCACCCTTCCTAAAGATCACTCCAGAACTAAAGAAATTTTAAGTCTTAATAAAAAAGGACTGGAAAATATTTCAATCGGATGTGCCAAATGGAACAAAACGGACCTTAAAGGATTCTATCCCAAAGGAACCAAAGATGAGTTAACATATTATGCCACTCAATTTAATTCCATTGAATTAAACGCTACCTTTTATGGAATGCCCACTCCGGATCAGGTAAAAACTTGGAAAGAAAAAACTCCGGAAAATTTTAAATTTTTTCCTAAGATTACCAACACTGTTTCTCACTTCAGAAGACTGATTGACGTTACAGATCCCGTTACCCATTTTGCATCAGCCGTGATGAATTTTGATGAAAAACTTGGAATGGCTTTCCTTCAGCTTCATGATAACTTTAAACCAAAAGATTATGACAGGCTGGAAAAATTTGTAAAAGAATGGCCTAAAGAAGTTCCTCTTGCTATAGAACTCAGAAATACGGAATGGTTTACTGATGAAGAAATTCTAAACACTACCTGTGAGCTTTTTGAAACTTATAATATCACTAATATTATTGTAGATACCGCCGGAAGAAGAGATATGCTTCACATGCGTCTTACCACCCCCAATGCGTTTATCCGATATGTAGGTGCCAATGCAGAAAGTGATTATGAAAGACTGGATGATTGGTTAAAACACCTTACTCAATGGAAAAAAGACGGGCTTCAGAATCTCTATTTCTTTGTCCATCAGAATATTGAAAAAGCCTCTCCACTTCTTTCCGCTTATTTCATCAAAAAAATGAATGAAGAATGGAAAACAGAAATCCATATTCCTCAAATGGCCACTGAAAATATGGGAAGCCTATTTTAG
- a CDS encoding TonB-dependent receptor has protein sequence MKKKLICAFALLSFGFAFSQETSSKIFGRLKGVSSEVTVRVVHIPTNSTFETKSNSKGQFSLDNLQPGGPYKLEISDGSQVIYENPNLQLSLGNNDLPVVEVGNKEKTIDEVKITSKKTNVKYGVGISQAQISGLPNINRGIQDVTKLVPQSANNSFNGTNFRYNNVTIDGSINNDAIGFSPSLGGQTGTSGMPGSSTRSNSISLDAIQDVQVYIAPYDVKLGNFLGGSINAVTRSGSNDVTGSMYVYGRNAAITGRNRVGDNSKMPSDFSDFIYGGRVGLPVVRDKVFLFTNLEYTKRVDPIFYNANDPNGLINESVAQNISDFVQKKYGFNVGSFNGYNNFSESAKLFNKLDWKINDKHTLSIKNNTVFSQASNLERDGANFRFSSMDFVQKNTASTTTLELKSRFNDRWNNNLVVGYSSIHDYRDPTSANSMFPQVEITHNGGTILLGNDREATVFNMKQKTFEITDNLTYKTGNHTFLLGTHNELYNINYGFVNALNGRISYKSLNDFYNGTPARIRGTYPFNGNSRQELFDNPYAQYKVNLLSLYLQDEINLGRVRLSPGVRVDYTDLPNKPQLSQAVNNSPQDPYFGNTYSYTPLSQLTNSYLNKPTLSPRLGFTIDVTEDRSMVLRGGSGIFVGRIPFAWLGYAYYNDGVGFGSYDYNAPTTAQIAANGDPLVGANFPKWQNSSKVQVDLIDNNFKMPRVWRSSLAFDYTLSGYKLTLEGIYTKVLYDLKFQQVNKTDNVTYYSYDVNHEMPIYTTNINSNFSNAYLLSNTKDGYRYNLTAQISKSYNFGFNFFAAYTYGDAKDITNGIRNSMESNWQMNQSLTPNDPKLTTSNFAIKNRIVANLGYAFNISKSNRLSTNVYFNAQSGNPFSWGFINSTIANTGQAAGLAYIFKDAAEAAKYIVPIKDGSGNVLVTAQQQVADYENFVNNNDYLKSRRGKFTERNGDTTPWNIQADIRIMDEIRLSEKSKNNIQISLSIINFTNLLNKDWGKVYFVPNTFNSTASVGLTKVGNVAPGQPSAGDPTYTFKTPGSAYTIDQFASRFQAQIGVRYNF, from the coding sequence ATGAAGAAAAAATTGATCTGTGCTTTTGCTTTATTATCTTTTGGATTTGCATTCTCACAGGAAACCAGCTCTAAAATTTTTGGAAGATTAAAAGGTGTTTCTTCTGAAGTTACAGTAAGGGTAGTACATATTCCTACCAATAGTACCTTTGAAACCAAAAGTAATAGTAAAGGACAGTTTAGTTTAGATAATCTTCAACCGGGAGGTCCTTATAAATTGGAGATATCTGACGGGTCACAGGTTATTTATGAAAATCCTAATTTACAACTTTCATTAGGAAACAACGATCTTCCGGTGGTAGAAGTTGGAAACAAGGAAAAGACCATTGATGAGGTGAAGATTACCTCGAAAAAGACTAATGTAAAATATGGAGTTGGGATTAGCCAGGCGCAGATTTCAGGGCTTCCCAATATTAACCGGGGGATCCAGGATGTTACCAAATTAGTTCCTCAGAGTGCCAACAACTCTTTCAATGGAACCAATTTCCGTTATAATAACGTTACGATTGATGGTTCGATCAACAACGATGCAATTGGTTTCAGTCCTTCATTAGGAGGCCAGACCGGTACTTCAGGGATGCCTGGAAGCAGCACGCGTTCCAATTCAATTAGTTTGGATGCCATTCAGGATGTACAGGTGTATATTGCTCCTTATGATGTGAAGCTTGGAAATTTCCTTGGGGGAAGTATCAATGCGGTAACCAGAAGCGGAAGCAATGACGTTACGGGTTCTATGTATGTGTATGGTAGAAATGCAGCAATCACAGGAAGAAACAGAGTAGGTGATAATTCGAAAATGCCAAGTGATTTCTCTGATTTTATTTATGGAGGAAGAGTAGGGCTGCCAGTAGTGAGAGATAAAGTGTTTTTATTCACAAATCTGGAATATACCAAAAGGGTAGATCCGATATTTTATAACGCCAATGATCCCAATGGATTGATAAACGAGTCTGTGGCTCAGAACATTTCAGATTTCGTGCAAAAGAAGTACGGATTCAATGTAGGAAGCTTTAACGGTTACAATAACTTTTCTGAAAGTGCTAAGCTTTTTAATAAGCTAGACTGGAAGATCAATGATAAGCATACTTTATCCATCAAAAATAATACGGTATTTTCCCAGGCATCCAACCTTGAAAGAGATGGTGCCAATTTCAGATTTTCAAGTATGGATTTTGTTCAAAAAAATACGGCTTCTACAACTACCCTTGAATTGAAAAGCCGTTTTAATGATAGATGGAATAACAATTTAGTGGTTGGTTATTCTTCTATTCACGATTATAGAGATCCTACTTCTGCGAATTCGATGTTCCCGCAGGTTGAAATTACCCATAACGGTGGAACTATTTTGTTAGGAAATGACAGAGAAGCTACTGTTTTCAATATGAAACAGAAAACTTTTGAAATTACGGATAATCTTACCTATAAAACCGGAAATCATACTTTCTTATTAGGAACTCACAATGAGTTATATAATATCAATTATGGATTTGTAAACGCCTTGAATGGAAGAATATCTTATAAGTCACTAAATGATTTTTATAATGGTACGCCTGCAAGGATAAGAGGAACCTATCCTTTTAACGGAAACAGCAGACAAGAGCTTTTCGACAATCCTTATGCGCAATATAAAGTTAACCTTCTTTCATTATATCTGCAGGATGAGATCAATTTGGGAAGAGTGAGACTTTCACCGGGAGTAAGGGTTGATTATACAGATTTACCTAATAAACCCCAATTAAGTCAGGCTGTTAATAACTCTCCTCAAGACCCTTATTTCGGAAATACTTATAGTTATACTCCGTTAAGCCAGCTAACCAATAGTTATCTTAACAAGCCTACCTTATCTCCAAGACTTGGGTTTACCATCGATGTTACGGAAGACCGGTCTATGGTATTAAGAGGAGGTTCGGGTATTTTTGTAGGAAGAATCCCATTTGCATGGTTAGGATATGCTTATTATAATGATGGAGTAGGTTTCGGAAGCTATGATTATAATGCTCCTACTACTGCACAGATTGCTGCTAACGGAGATCCGTTGGTGGGAGCTAATTTCCCGAAGTGGCAAAATTCTTCAAAAGTACAGGTTGACCTTATTGATAATAACTTTAAGATGCCAAGAGTATGGAGAAGCTCCCTTGCATTCGATTATACCCTTTCCGGATATAAACTGACATTAGAAGGGATTTACACCAAAGTATTGTATGACCTTAAATTCCAACAGGTAAATAAAACGGATAATGTGACCTACTACAGTTATGATGTTAATCACGAAATGCCGATTTATACAACGAATATCAATAGTAATTTTTCTAATGCATATCTATTATCCAATACAAAAGATGGGTACCGTTACAACCTGACGGCTCAGATTTCAAAATCATACAATTTCGGATTTAATTTCTTTGCAGCCTATACGTATGGTGATGCGAAAGATATAACGAATGGTATCAGAAACTCGATGGAAAGTAACTGGCAGATGAATCAGTCTCTGACTCCAAATGATCCTAAGTTGACAACTTCCAATTTTGCGATCAAGAATAGGATCGTAGCTAACCTTGGATATGCGTTTAATATTTCCAAATCTAACAGGTTATCTACCAATGTATATTTTAATGCTCAATCAGGAAACCCTTTCTCATGGGGATTTATAAACAGTACAATTGCCAATACGGGGCAAGCGGCAGGCCTTGCTTATATCTTTAAAGATGCTGCTGAAGCGGCTAAATATATTGTTCCTATAAAAGATGGATCAGGAAATGTACTGGTAACTGCTCAGCAACAGGTTGCAGATTACGAGAACTTCGTTAATAACAATGATTACTTGAAATCAAGAAGAGGAAAGTTTACCGAAAGAAATGGAGATACCACCCCTTGGAATATTCAGGCAGATATCAGAATTATGGATGAGATCAGATTGAGTGAAAAATCTAAGAACAATATCCAGATCTCTTTAAGTATCATTAATTTCACTAATTTATTGAATAAAGATTGGGGTAAAGTGTACTTTGTTCCTAATACTTTCAACTCTACCGCCAGCGTAGGGCTTACAAAAGTTGGAAATGTGGCACCGGGACAACCTTCAGCCGGAGATCCTACTTATACCTTCAAAACACCGGGATCTGCTTATACAATAGATCAGTTTGCATCAAGATTCCAGGCTCAGATAGGAGTAAGGTATAACTTCTAA